One Primulina eburnea isolate SZY01 chromosome 4, ASM2296580v1, whole genome shotgun sequence genomic window, AAGCCTAAGAATGTGGTCTTAGTTCTTATCCACTTCACTGCTCCTCTCTTCCTTCCCATACACAAAACTAAATCGAGAAAACAGAGAAATCCCACCCATGGCAATGACGGTAAACTGCGCCATTTCATCGATTGTGCTCTCAAAACATTCTCGAAACCACTTATCCTCATCTCTCGATAAAACCCCATTTCTTGGATGTCCACTCGCTGTCTCAGCCAAGCAATCGGCCTCAGCCAACCGGCCGTTCAAAATCTTTTGCCAAGAAAATACGGGGCTTGTACCAGTCGAGCAGCAGTGGATGTTTGATGATCTCACTGGTCCTGTAAGAATTTCGCCCACGTTTTTTTCTCGTTTTAATGCTTGACTGTAATCTTTGGCCTCtgcttgtatttttttttccaaaatgaAATAATACTGGATTTCGAACTCTAAACTTTCTAAACGTTTGGGCCTGCGGCCGGGTATTATTACTTATCTGCTTGAGGTTAGGTTTTATACTGTGTTTGTGCACTCttcaatatattttttgtttagAATTTGTCAAGACATAAATTGCGACATTGTGGAGATTTTGTATCAAATGATAATCCTGAGCTTAGTCCGTCGCTGAAATGCTAAATTTGTGAACTTAAGTGAATGGTTGATTGGGGTACTTATTGAtaaatgtcccacatcggtaGATAATTAATctttgagtggcatatattgacttggacaatcctcctctcccttgagctagctttcggggttgagttaggtccaagttccaatcttaacatggtatcagagtccGGGTTTCACCATTATGTGTTgtactgcctataattaggccacccgttctgcgTTGAGGGAAGAGAAAGATGTGGGATCACTCGGTGTTTTTTCAATATTAACTGTTTTGGTAGATACATTTTCCTGAAGACTTTGGATTGATAGAAATAAGCTAACCATAGTAAGAAGAGTTAAACTAACAATGAAAGGAAGGATTTATTGTAGTCTTGAAGTATTTGTAAGAAGGTGGTAAACGTAAAACTTGACCTATCACCTGTGTGAAACATGATTGTGGGGAGAAAGAGCTAGCTTTCTCTTTGAAGTAAAACTagttttttgttattttctaaCTTGGTGGCTCCTCAAACTGTTTTTTATGATGAAAAGCAATGCATCTCTGGAACGAACATTGAGGGCGTaggtctctctctctctctctctctctctctatgaTATGTTTGTTTTCACTAGGTGCAAAGAAATAATTTCTCTTTTTGATACACCACAAATACAGATTTGTGGTAAATGCCTTTTACAACAAGGCCTCATAGTGTCAGGTCCAAACTCTACTTCAGATTGTCTACAATTCACATGGATATATGTCTCATTGACTGGAAGATTTGTTACCTCTAAATTTCTGAAATGTGTATTATGTGCGTTGCTATTtgattttcatccatttcatcATTTAATGAGTTCTCTCAAATGAACTAGCTAGATGTTCCGACTTATATTCAGAAACTCACTCATTTGGGACCACCGTGGCCTTAACAATTATTAACTAATCTATGTTTCTGTGTTTACAACATTTTTTCAGTGCACTAATAGGCCTATATGGTGGTAAAAATATTGGTGCCTATATGCTTCTTATGTGTTAATAAATCACGTTAAGATGATtcatttgatattttattttcttattgtAGGATAAatggaataaaacatggtaTCCCAAAGCCGCAGATCACGTGAATACAGACAAGCCTTGGTATATTGTGGATGCCACTGACAAGATTCTGGGAAGATTGGCCTCAACTATAGCCATTTATATTAGGGGAAAGAATCTGGCTACTTATACTCCTAGTGTGGATATGGGAGCATTTGTTATAGTGGTAAGTTGACATTTGGCAGCGTGAGGTTTCGTGGTATTATACGAGATTTCATAATAACTACAAAATAGTAATTCTATGGAATCTTTGTAGTACCATGTTTTGTGATCTATACTTAGGTACTAGTTTTAATGATCCCTGAGTACAATTTTAGCATAATGTTCTCGTTGTTTAATAATATTCAACTTAGTCTAGATACGACCTTGACTCCTTGTATCATTCTCATGTCGGTTCTCTCTTACAAAATGTACTATCAAAGCAATATGTGATATGTGTGAGATTATTAAGTCTTTCTACTGCTTTGTGGCATCAATAGATTAATGCAGAGAAGGTTGCTGTGTCTGGAAAAAAGAGGACACAAAAACTCTACAGAAGGCACTCAGGGAGACCGGGTGGGATGACAGTGGAAACTTTTGATCAACTTCAGAAGAGAATTCCTGAGAGAATAATTGAGCATGCTGTCCGTGGAATGCTTCCTAAACAGAGGGTATGTTTCTAACGACAGTGTATTAGATGTCTCCTTTTCTTCTGAAACTTGGTACCCAGTACCTACACCTTACATTATTACACATAGCATGTGATACCTTATCCTACATCAGATTATGAGGAGTATTATAAAAGCTTACAATGTATCCTATAACAACTTAGTTAGTCATTTTCGTAAAAACAAGAATGGATACAAAATAGTTGCTATAGGCCCATTGTGCAATCGCTCTACCACGGCTCGGGGCGCGAGATAGCAGCAAAAGCTATATGTCCGATGATAACAGTACAATTTCAATAGTTTAAACTGTACAGTAGCCAAAAAACCACAATTTGATACATTGCTCCTCATAGGCAAAACACATCGATGGGAGTTTTTGTTGTTCCTCAACAAATAGTTTCCGTGATTGTCTAAATAAGGTCATTGTATGGATCATGTTTTAGCAGTATGCGTTCATCTCCATAATTATAACAGAACTGTACGATAATCAAAGATGATATAATTGCATGCCTCTTATATTGCTTGTGAGTACTTGTtgtcatgcaatatatatatttaggcaGTTTCTTCTTGTGTTCCATGCAGCTTGGCAGACAATTATTTAACCATCTGAAGGTGTACACTGGTCCGCAGCATCCCCACGAGGCTCAAAAACCAATTGATTTACCCATAAGAGACAAGAGGATTCAGAAAGTTGCATAGATGTTCACTATTTCTCCTTCAGGAGATCAAGTTAGACATTGTTTCGTTGTTGTACCATGTTGCTCGATTGTTTCATTTCTTACTGTAGTTCCTTCACTAATATTTTGGGCTTGAGTTGGATATCAAAATTCAGCTATTTCAAAGGTGTCGAgttcaattattttaatttaataaaaaatttctaaGCAAAACCTGCACATGGACTAATACTATAAGGAGGATGGAATAACTTGCATGTATCTGTTATGGCCATTTCCAATTATTTTCTTGATTCCTTTGCgcatcgactcaccaagtcaaGTTGGGGATAAAACTAGCACGTGAACTAgatcaagttataataaattagAGTAAGTTTAATTAGTTCTCACGAggattattatttaattaccaaTATATGAATTATTTAACTTAATCCAGGCTAAATCGGAAATATTTAAAGTGAGTAAAATCAAATAGATTATGCTAAAGTAAACTATACAGAAAAATTACTCGAAAGTAGTATCAAACTCAGGGAGATACAAATGTCAAACAAATGACCTGCACACACAAGAGTATcaaactatcagttatcactgCGTATTGGATTTAAGTGAGTAAGAATTATTCGGTCAGATAAAATTCTCTATTTTAACTATTAATCTATATCTATAATAATTATACTATTTTAATTTAACAGTTCAATTATttcttatttagttttattaaataaaaattcattaaGCATTTATGAAACTATAGCATTTGCATAAAATCGAatagtgaaatcaaatattatttctTGTCGGTTTAACCATGAGTTGATCAATATTTTGaagttatatttaatttattcccTTTCGGTTCAAGATTAATCTCATGCAGTTAATGACCCGttttaaaaaaagtaaattaagcgaatataaatcaaagttaaaataaatcaaaatataacaTGATCCAATACACGAACAAAAATCAATGGTTCAACCATATTGTGGTTCccaatcaaaataaaaataatccataaaatcaaatctagaCTCTTATCTAATATTTGAATTCATAGTAATGAAgaaataaataagaaaaagaaaaatatcagCGATTGTATGTGAATTTTGTTGGATTAAAGATATGTACTTTTAGGCTTATGGGTTTTTCATGTGATTGAATGAAAATTTGAAAGGTGAGTTTGTCCcacatttaaataataaaatggtATAAATAAGTTTATATTGTGTTACAATTTATGGAGGTGTAACAAAGTGTGGTCAAGAAGTTCTCTCTCACGCACGCCGGCGCAGGGGGGTGCAAATCTTGGGCCCCATTTACAGTGAAAAAAGGCTTGACTTGTGTGCAAATGTAATGTCGGACCGATCAAGACAAATATCGCCCAGCTAGTCTATGCcatcttttgttatttttttttgtggTCATCTTTATGACAACCTTTGGCTTTTCGTATGGCTTGTATAGATATGTATAAATAGGAGATGTGCCAAGGCCAGAAAAAGACAGATCGAAAAATCCACTTTCTCCTACTGCTACATTACTTCTGCTTGTTCTGATACAGTACTTCTGCTTGTTCTGATACAGTACTTCTTCTGCTACAATATTGCTTCTGCTTGTTCTGCTTCTGCTCCGTTTTCTGATAAAGTTCAGGTACTGCTTTTGTTCGCTAGCATAGTGCTTTGTGATGTAACTCTGCTGGTTTCTCCGTTGTATCTTGGGAAATAGACGTCCGCTTAATCCTCGGAGCACATACCGGAGGGGGCGAATATATTATAAGGAAACTGTACAAGCCACAAGCCTCGGTCTGTGTCATTCATTATGCACACGTTGTATAAGTACATTAGGGGTTTTCGGTACGTTGCATAGGATCTATGACAATATATTTTCAGCAATTCACACTTTCTTGTACAAAAGACACATTGATGATGGATTGATGGTCTTAGGTATGTTTCAGAATTTGCACAGGCTCTGGACCTTCATTCTCGAGAATTTTCTTGGTCTCTTTCATATGATTTTGCCTAATTTCTCTTGCTATTATCCACTTGGCGTCACACAATTCACATAATTTACATTTCGTTTCCATTTACCAGCTTTCTCCCAATTTTAGTCAAACCTAAAGATAGCACAAATAAGACGATTTAAGCATAAAACTTGGAATAAAAACATCAGATAAACACGAATACGAATAGAGTTGTTTGCCCTGATATATATACAAATGGAACAAATGCGCTTGACTCTTAAAAATGCAAGATTTGAAAATacctttaattttatttttgagaattTTGATGTTTCGTGAAGATGATAAATGCAAGTTGCCCCATAATAATGGTATCTCCAATTGGTCATATTTGCTGCAACTTGagataataatatgaaaataaaatataaatctgGATAACAATATTTACATAGAAAACCCCAAAAAATTATTAGAGATAAAACATACACtttcttaatacaggagaacaaacacctcacaaatattatcaaACCAAGCATTAAAATTCTATAAGATTAGAGAAAGAACTTTATGAAAGAATTATATGAAATGAGATGcaggagctctatttatagagttttcTCATTACTGAGAAACACGCTTCCATCTTTCTCCAACCACTTCATTAATTTGGCCGAAACAACCATCAACAGGAACTCCCAACATATATATCACATTCAAATAACTTCGCATTCCCCCTCTTGGATGTGAGTTGGACAAGGAATTGACCATTTTAAAACTTTATCAAGAAAAAGTTCCTTAAAAAAACAAAGAGAGAGCACATCATTTGACAACTCTCACTATCAATGTAGGTAATTGTAGCCTTGTAGAAATTCCTTAGTAAATAGAtctatattttcttttttttttgatagaaaCTTGTAACTTTATTGAGATAAATTATCCATTACAAGTTGAACTAACCAAAGAAAACTCGCCATTCATCCAGACAAACGATGGACTGGAGTGAGAAAAAAAACGGGCTAAATGATGGGCTACTACATTAGCCGCTCTGTAAACATGAGTACACTCCGAAATTGCAAGATTTCTGAAGCGTTCTCCAATATCAGTAGCACAAAGACCTACATAGCCAAGATAATCTTGTGTGGCTGCGACTGCTTGCACTGCCAGTAAGGAATCTGTTTCTACCAAAACATTATTGAAATTCTTCTCATAAAGTAGTTTTAACCCTTCAAGGACTGCTAGAAGTTCTCCATGGACCACCGAAATAGGCTGTGAGAGATCCGATTCCCGAAATCCAACAAGAGACGGCCTTGATGATCTCTTagaaccccccccccccccccccaatacAGTACCAATCTGCTTCTTTATTGACACAAGCATCAGTGTTCAGTTTCAACAATCCAAAACCCGGGGGAGCCCACCTATGTACTTTAGGTTGTCGGTGCACGAAATTATAATGATTGAGTTGCGAGTTCACATATTGGAAGTCACGTAACAGCACCCCGCACCAATCAACATTCTCTACTATCATTTGTTCTCTATTACCATGAATAAAACTCTGCCTTTCCTTCCAAATAGCCCAAGTATGAATCACAAATGTTTTGAACTCCAACTTTATTAGTTTTTCCTTCATCCACAGGCAAAGTTCTATTGTGTGACTTGCTTTGGCTACCTTAAGCAAAAAAGAGAACTGAGATGTTTTCCACAGATGTCTGGTCACTGAGCAGAAAAATAAGGAATGGTAGGTTGAGTCAGTAGAGGCACCACATAGTGAGCAACTACCAGTAATTGGGACATGGTGTCGCCAGAGATTATGATTCGTGGGAATACAATCATGCGAGACCTACCACCATAAAATACGGATCTTAGGTGGAAGTGAAAGGCTTCAGATGAAAGCCCACCAATCTTCGTTTGGGAAAGCTGATTGATGAGCTGGAGTATCGAACATTCCCCTTTGTAACCTGTAACCATCACGAACCGAGTATTTGCCTTTAAATTCATATCTCCATAAACGTGCATCCTTATAATCACTTGTTGAGAGTGGAAATTTTAAGATTTCACTTTCAACATGCGGGTTGAAATTGTCGGATATGATATCAGACTAGCTCTCTCTCGAATTAGAGAACTGACAGTCAAGTCTTGTGCCCACGGGACCAGAGTAGCCCCAGTTCATTCTTCATACTAGGAATCCAATTATCATCAAGTATTTGAATGTCTTTACCATCGCCCACACGCCATAGAAATCCATCGGCAACTACGTCTTTACTCCAGGTTAACGATCTCCAAATTTATGATGGGTTGTTACCCTAGCCCCCCTTCCATGATGTCCCCATGCTTGAAGTATCTTCCTTTAAGGACTCGGAATATAAGGGAGTCTGGATCTCTGAGCAGATCATAATTTTTTTGCTAGAAGTTCCCGATTGAATTCTGTCATTTTTCAGAAACCAAGACCCCCTCGGCATTTTGGTTGACAGAGGAAGTCACAAGATTGCCAGTGCATCTTCCTTTATCCATTATCTAACCCCCACCAAAAATTGGCTCATGCTTTTTCTATCTCTTCACATAAGGGTATTTTAAAACAAGACATGACATAAGTCAGGATCGACTAAAGGACAGATTTAATGAGCACCTCCTTGCCCCCTGTAGTGAAACAATTATGGCTCCATCCTTGAATACGTTTCACCACCCTCTCCACCAAATTTTTGAACTGAAGTCTCTTGCTTTTCAATGATACCATAGGCAACCCTAGATACAGATCATGGAGTTGAACCACCGGTATAGTAAGTATCGTTTTGATCGAGTCAATGACCAACGGATTTGTATTAGGGCGGAAAGATAGAGCTGATTTGGAGAAATTGATCGTTTTCCCAGAGGCTCTCTCATAAGTATTCAGACAATCTTTTACCAAAACTCCTTCTTCCATTGTAGCCCGAAAGAATACCAAACTGTCATCGGCGAAAAACAAGTGAGAGATGATGGACTGTAATTTGCTATCTTCACCCCTTTAATCGGCCCTCTTTTCTCAAATGATGTGATTAACGCCGACAGGCCCTGAGCACACAACACGAATAGATATGGTGATAGAGGATCTCCTGGACGTAGCCCTCTGCCTGGTGTTAACGGTCCAACCACCTCTTGATTAACTCGGAAAGAATAAGATACTGTTCTGACACGTCTCATTAGCAGGGCGATCCATCGAGAGTCAAACCCAAGGCGAATCAACGGTGCTTGCAGAAAATCTCACTCCACACGCTCATATGCCTTGCTCATATCTAGCTTCAAAGCAGCATAACCACGACGACCCACTTTCCTGTTTCTCAACCAGTGTAAGATTTCAAAACCCACAATAACATTATCTGTGATCAGGCGGCCCGGGATGAAAGCACTTTGAGACGATCCAATGATTTTTGAGAGAATAGGGCGGAACCGATTGGTTATAGCCCTAGAAACAATCTTATAAGAGACATTGCAAAGACTTATCGATCTAAATTCAGACATGAGCTTCGGAtcttgttagacatgaattttattgtggcgatgattaactaaaaccagcagaccagaacagtagactaacttatcagaagctactggtctcataaaactaaaccagtagaaaggatagtaatacaaaaccagtagaggacGTTTCCTAACGTTGCTACCTTTATTGTTACTGTTAAAgggttcctagtactagtattaattgcagcattaaatactatacggagtcatttaatgcattttacccaattaagtatgaaacaagactgattgttttatagcttttctgcaggaacttctttcggtaataaagctgattgtatcggttatctggagacatcctctgattgtgaacgttgaactcagtcgattatatatacatggatcaaatccttatacgacacgatacttcgcataatatcatctttcaaggaacaaaAGCTATTATCTCTCATCAgacaaatctcgaaattccttgagtacaaaaagttcaacacaaagaaaagtagcacacgcttcatagctaatatctgatcttttgaagatcatcttgtgctactgattcttacactcttcacaatctttacatcacttacACTTTAtctagaagagtttgtaatctgaaaagagtcttctcagaactttgtgtttagcatttttgtgagttgagaaactaagagtttcagtaggtcGAGgtataagtccttctgaagtgggtttgtacaagagttgtactgtaatatccaaagtcttttagttataccttctggaaacaggagaaggggagacgtagaagagtttatcttcgaacttccataaacaactgctgcctactgttttattatctttcaactacttcatcagattgtttccgcacgttttattgtaatcaggtgaaagtattcgcacaagataaactactatccctaacaggattttagtacctcatcagaaaagaaagaaaaacgagtagagtttattcaccccctctaaactcaacttcgatcctcaacaattggtatcagagcaggttattcttgttcgtgaaaactacaacaaatggaacacttcagcaagatccatatgttctctaaggaagatttcgatgactggaagatcagaatgcaagctcatcttgcagcacaagatgatgacatgtggtatgtcattacagatggtccactgaaaatattaaagcctaatgcagctgttgctgttactgaaggtgcaccacagatggttgaaaaatcaagaagtgaatggaccagtgaagataagaagaaggccaaccttgataatgtggcgaaggatatactgtataaaactctcgacaagaacacttttagcaagatcaaaatgtgttctactgcaaaggatatttgggagaagctcatccagatatgtgaaggaaatgagcaaacgaaagaaaacaaactgtctgtagcaatgcagaagttcgaaaatctaaaaatgagagctggtgaaactctaaacgagtttgatgaaagattcagtagcctggtcaatgagctaacagctctgggtaaagagcatagcaacagagaaatagccctcaaggtgatgagagccttaccaagagaatgggatgttaaaacaaaatggctatgagagtgtccaatgattt contains:
- the LOC140830881 gene encoding large ribosomal subunit protein uL13c gives rise to the protein MAMTVNCAISSIVLSKHSRNHLSSSLDKTPFLGCPLAVSAKQSASANRPFKIFCQENTGLVPVEQQWMFDDLTGPDKWNKTWYPKAADHVNTDKPWYIVDATDKILGRLASTIAIYIRGKNLATYTPSVDMGAFVIVINAEKVAVSGKKRTQKLYRRHSGRPGGMTVETFDQLQKRIPERIIEHAVRGMLPKQRLGRQLFNHLKVYTGPQHPHEAQKPIDLPIRDKRIQKVA